From Peptoanaerobacter stomatis, one genomic window encodes:
- a CDS encoding AraC family transcriptional regulator yields MNYGYEKFLTSVGFTLDEECNLFSPIGVTYKINVEEMDGYYWFYTNDYFSVNIHDFNVKKDIIVNHTQDDLSDTYVSISYIKSVHGECLTPYQSVTDNMTFTYFHKKGVFRFLLHGGYPYFSVGIEYKEKFITEFVEKTSNLDKEILEEAFQQLNSLEEIPEIQKIADDILSYDKNFPASEIYYEVKAKELLNIAINRYFERKESKAKISRQDDISLDNVCKYINDHYSSDISQDLLCKIALMSKTKLKDSFKQKYNMSITEYIQRRRMNVAEHMLIATNLNISEVARAVGYNSHSRFSTLFKKYKGNLPQEVKKLSFY; encoded by the coding sequence ATGAATTATGGATATGAAAAGTTTTTAACAAGTGTAGGTTTCACTTTGGACGAGGAGTGCAATTTATTTTCTCCTATAGGAGTTACGTACAAGATAAATGTAGAGGAAATGGACGGATATTACTGGTTTTACACAAATGATTATTTTTCCGTAAATATCCACGATTTTAATGTAAAAAAAGACATAATAGTAAATCACACTCAAGATGATTTAAGCGATACCTATGTAAGCATATCATATATCAAGTCCGTACATGGTGAGTGCCTTACTCCATATCAGTCGGTTACGGACAATATGACATTTACATATTTTCATAAAAAAGGAGTTTTCAGATTCTTGCTTCATGGAGGTTATCCGTATTTTTCCGTAGGGATAGAATATAAGGAAAAATTTATAACAGAGTTTGTTGAAAAAACATCAAATTTGGATAAAGAAATATTGGAAGAAGCATTTCAGCAATTAAATTCTTTGGAAGAAATACCGGAGATACAAAAAATTGCTGATGATATTTTGAGTTATGATAAGAATTTCCCTGCAAGTGAGATATATTACGAGGTAAAAGCCAAGGAATTATTGAATATAGCTATAAACAGATATTTTGAAAGGAAAGAGAGTAAAGCCAAGATAAGCAGGCAAGACGATATATCACTCGATAATGTGTGTAAATATATCAACGACCACTACTCATCAGATATTTCACAGGATTTGTTATGCAAAATAGCACTTATGAGCAAAACAAAATTGAAAGATTCATTTAAACAAAAGTATAATATGAGCATTACCGAATATATACAAAGAAGACGTATGAATGTTGCAGAGCATATGCTCATAGCGACAAACTTAAATATATCCGAGGTTGCAAGAGCGGTAGGGTACAATTCGCACAGCAGATTTTCAACATTGTTTAAAAAATATAAAGGCAATCTTCCACAAGAAGTAAAAAAATTAAGTTTTTATTAG
- a CDS encoding DUF2325 domain-containing protein: MKALLVGADTLGKIPNTLKDFGINDYIHWQGRKKGMRNLKMPEVDMVIVFTDFIEHGLTINVKDRAKRDNIECIFCKRSCTDLTCKLQNCKLCSKNCQNCPNANLNIIQ; the protein is encoded by the coding sequence ATGAAAGCATTATTAGTAGGAGCCGATACATTAGGCAAAATACCGAATACGCTTAAAGATTTCGGCATAAATGATTACATACATTGGCAAGGCAGAAAAAAAGGCATGAGAAACTTAAAAATGCCGGAAGTGGATATGGTTATAGTATTTACAGACTTCATAGAGCATGGACTTACAATAAATGTCAAAGACAGAGCTAAAAGAGATAATATTGAATGTATATTTTGTAAGCGTTCATGTACAGACCTTACCTGTAAACTTCAAAATTGTAAGTTGTGTAGTAAGAATTGTCAAAACTGTCCTAATGCTAATTTAAATATAATTCAGTAG
- a CDS encoding ABC transporter permease codes for MGLILENFKMALSSIKANKMRSFLTMLGIIIGIASVITITSVGESTKATMNKFISGFGKNRVMLYVNYEEENQIDDNKYFTLEDVDYIKGKFKNQLAYISLSNGSVSTIKRGIKEQKVNFMGADYNYIKELSTYKIIYGRDFQENDVIGRKKVTIVNREFAQALFGREDIVGEEITGTIDGETTTLKIIGVYNKEKTIFDSIGGGNQTDAYIPYTIAGSSTGYLDMKVAENLNSVTESNKIKEFVTRYKQADPSTYKIQTLEEQAGMINQMLTMLSLGLGAIAAISLVVGGIGIMNIMLVSVTERTKEIGIRKSLGARKKDILLQFLIESIILSGAGGIIGTLIGLGLSNIATKFMNVDSTISINAIITAVVFSFGVGIFFGIFPANKASNLDPIDALRYE; via the coding sequence ATGGGATTAATATTAGAAAACTTCAAAATGGCTCTATCATCAATAAAAGCCAACAAGATGCGCTCTTTTTTGACTATGCTCGGCATAATCATAGGTATCGCATCAGTAATTACCATAACATCAGTCGGTGAATCTACCAAAGCCACTATGAACAAGTTTATAAGCGGTTTCGGTAAAAACAGAGTTATGTTATATGTAAATTATGAAGAAGAAAATCAAATTGACGATAACAAATATTTTACTCTTGAAGATGTCGATTATATAAAAGGAAAATTTAAAAATCAATTAGCATATATATCCTTATCAAACGGTTCTGTCAGCACTATAAAAAGAGGTATTAAAGAGCAAAAAGTCAATTTTATGGGTGCAGATTATAACTATATCAAAGAATTAAGCACTTACAAAATAATATACGGTAGAGATTTTCAAGAAAATGATGTAATAGGAAGAAAAAAAGTAACAATAGTAAACAGAGAATTTGCTCAAGCACTGTTTGGAAGAGAAGATATAGTAGGCGAAGAAATAACAGGTACAATAGATGGTGAAACTACTACACTTAAAATAATAGGTGTATATAATAAAGAAAAAACCATCTTTGACTCCATAGGTGGAGGCAATCAAACAGACGCATATATTCCATACACAATTGCAGGTTCAAGCACGGGTTATTTGGATATGAAAGTTGCTGAAAATCTGAATTCAGTAACAGAGAGCAACAAGATAAAAGAATTTGTTACAAGATACAAACAAGCTGACCCTTCGACATATAAAATACAGACTTTAGAAGAACAAGCAGGCATGATAAATCAAATGCTTACTATGTTGTCGCTCGGATTAGGTGCAATAGCTGCAATATCTCTTGTAGTCGGCGGTATAGGTATAATGAATATAATGCTCGTATCAGTAACTGAAAGAACAAAAGAGATAGGTATAAGAAAATCTCTTGGAGCAAGAAAAAAAGACATATTGCTTCAATTCCTGATAGAATCAATAATATTATCAGGTGCAGGAGGTATAATAGGTACACTAATAGGTCTTGGACTGTCAAATATAGCAACCAAATTTATGAACGTGGACTCCACTATATCGATAAATGCCATTATAACAGCAGTAGTATTCTCATTCGGCGTCGGTATATTCTTTGGGATCTTCCCTGCAAATAAAGCATCAAATCTTGACCCGATAGATGCACTTAGATATGAATAG
- a CDS encoding ABC transporter ATP-binding protein, whose translation MSDNKVVQVIDLKKKYQMGDSELMALKGVNFEIEKGEFVSIMGSSGSGKSTLMNIIGCLDKQSEGEYILEGINIKDKTQNELAYIRNQKIGFVFQSFNLISRTSALKNVELPMIYAKKDSNYRTKRAEKLLEDVGLSERLHHMPNELSGGQRQRVAIARALANDPPIILADEPTGNLDSKSSVEIMQIFAELNAQGKTVILVTHEPDIAAYTKRIITFKDGNILKDEINYNISKF comes from the coding sequence ATGTCTGATAACAAGGTAGTACAAGTAATAGACCTGAAAAAGAAATATCAAATGGGCGATAGCGAGCTTATGGCTCTAAAGGGTGTAAACTTTGAAATAGAAAAAGGCGAGTTTGTATCAATTATGGGCTCATCAGGCTCCGGAAAATCCACACTTATGAATATAATAGGCTGTCTTGATAAACAGAGCGAAGGCGAATATATATTGGAAGGCATAAACATAAAAGACAAGACACAAAACGAGCTTGCATATATAAGAAACCAAAAAATAGGCTTTGTATTCCAGTCTTTCAACCTTATATCAAGAACATCGGCACTTAAAAATGTAGAGTTGCCTATGATATACGCAAAAAAAGATTCCAACTACAGAACAAAACGTGCAGAAAAATTGCTTGAAGATGTAGGTCTGTCAGAAAGACTTCACCATATGCCCAACGAATTATCAGGAGGTCAACGCCAAAGAGTAGCAATAGCAAGAGCACTTGCCAACGACCCCCCTATAATATTGGCAGACGAACCCACAGGTAATCTGGACTCAAAATCATCAGTAGAAATAATGCAAATTTTTGCCGAGTTAAATGCACAAGGCAAGACTGTAATATTGGTAACACACGAACCTGATATAGCAGCCTACACAAAACGAATAATAACATTCAAAGACGGAAACATACTAAAAGACGAAATAAACTACAATATATCAAAATTCTAA
- a CDS encoding efflux RND transporter periplasmic adaptor subunit, with the protein MKKFSKKKIIIFAIIAIIAVFIAFNFFGPKPEMTTPVEVSTLEKGNVESVVEVQGNVSSEDSAEITSPYNYEVVKINVKEGDTVQKGQVLAELDGEALRDEITLLQNEIKFDEQKLGESYDSVNDIYKSTESLKLNSENAKIALDNATKALDDKKQLLDSGAIPQQEYDNAKTALEQAQISYDNAQEALKKGEHDIQAQINQATPKQSALTALENKKISLSQKLEKLEKLKITSPIQGTVTRVYAKIGRYAQDTENHKPMFIIEDESKKYVVAKVGEYDISKIKLNQEVKISADVLGKDTVSGVVNRISPTGEKSSSSNSIIVPVKILVTQKDERLISGVNAKATIKIQGVNNVFKVPFDSILTVEDKNYIFTVENDTLKKIEVTKGLESDLETEISSPQLTEGMQIVKSPQETFMDGQKVQIVDNSMMMQYGAQPQEQVAK; encoded by the coding sequence ATGAAAAAATTTAGCAAGAAAAAAATTATAATATTTGCAATAATCGCTATTATTGCTGTTTTTATAGCCTTCAATTTCTTTGGACCCAAGCCTGAGATGACTACACCGGTTGAAGTCTCTACCTTGGAAAAAGGTAATGTGGAAAGCGTAGTAGAAGTGCAAGGTAATGTATCTTCTGAAGACTCAGCAGAAATAACATCTCCATACAACTATGAAGTTGTCAAGATAAATGTAAAAGAAGGTGATACGGTACAAAAAGGTCAAGTATTGGCAGAGCTTGACGGAGAAGCTCTAAGAGATGAAATAACATTGTTACAAAACGAAATAAAATTCGATGAGCAAAAACTTGGTGAATCATATGACTCAGTAAATGATATTTACAAATCAACAGAATCTCTCAAACTTAACAGTGAAAATGCAAAAATAGCATTGGATAATGCAACAAAAGCATTAGATGATAAAAAACAATTGTTAGATTCAGGTGCTATACCTCAGCAAGAATATGACAATGCAAAAACTGCATTGGAACAAGCACAAATATCATATGACAACGCACAAGAAGCTCTAAAAAAAGGTGAGCATGACATACAGGCACAAATAAATCAAGCTACACCTAAGCAATCTGCACTTACAGCATTAGAAAACAAAAAAATATCACTGTCACAAAAATTAGAAAAATTGGAAAAATTAAAAATAACATCACCAATACAAGGTACAGTTACAAGAGTATATGCAAAAATCGGTAGATATGCACAAGATACTGAAAACCACAAACCTATGTTCATAATAGAAGATGAAAGCAAAAAATATGTAGTGGCAAAAGTCGGCGAGTATGACATATCTAAAATAAAATTAAATCAAGAAGTAAAAATATCAGCAGACGTATTAGGAAAAGACACCGTATCCGGAGTAGTAAACAGAATATCTCCTACAGGCGAAAAATCATCTTCAAGCAACAGCATAATAGTACCTGTAAAAATATTAGTTACACAAAAAGATGAAAGACTTATATCTGGAGTAAATGCAAAAGCCACAATAAAAATACAAGGCGTAAACAACGTGTTCAAAGTACCGTTTGATTCTATACTGACTGTCGAAGATAAAAACTATATATTTACAGTAGAAAACGACACACTTAAAAAGATAGAAGTTACAAAAGGTCTGGAATCTGATTTGGAAACAGAGATTTCATCACCGCAGTTAACAGAGGGTATGCAAATAGTAAAAAGCCCACAAGAAACTTTTATGGACGGACAAAAAGTTCAAATAGTTGACAATTCAATGATGATGCAATATGGAGCTCAACCACAGGAACAAGTCGCAAAATAA
- the glmM gene encoding phosphoglucosamine mutase: MRKYFGTDGVRGIANEELTPTLAYKLARAGGYIISKYSHHDGQKPLAIIGTDTRISKDTLKYALMAGFTSVGIDVIDAGIVPTPAVAYLTRFFKADIGTVISASHNPMEYNGIKFFNSQGFKLADAIEEEIEDLIEQMENKKDIINSPTHNAIGRLVKRENPKEAYMDFLQKIVNTDLKGLKVVLDTSNGAAYKIAPEVFKRLKATVHTIADKPNGLNINWDCGSTHPQNLQKAVLQQKADIGLAYDGDSDRLIAVDEKGEIVDGDKIMLICAKHLKEQDKLKDNKLVVTVMSNLGLHISAKQNDIDLSITGVGDRYVLEEMLKCGYSIGGEQSGHIIFLDYNTTGDGILSSLILSSILKQSKKKMSELAKIMDIYPQVLVNAKVDNKFKQTYMEIPEIAQKIKQIEEDMAQEGRVLIRPSGTEPLVRVMIEGKDEDKITTMANELAQLISEKCK, translated from the coding sequence ATGAGAAAATATTTCGGTACAGACGGAGTCAGAGGTATCGCCAATGAGGAACTCACTCCTACACTTGCATACAAATTGGCAAGAGCAGGTGGATATATCATAAGTAAATATTCACATCACGACGGACAAAAACCTCTTGCAATAATAGGCACAGATACAAGAATATCAAAGGACACTTTAAAATATGCTCTTATGGCGGGCTTTACAAGCGTAGGCATTGATGTAATAGATGCCGGTATAGTTCCTACACCTGCTGTTGCATATCTGACACGATTTTTTAAAGCTGACATAGGTACGGTTATATCCGCATCGCACAATCCTATGGAATATAACGGAATTAAATTTTTCAATTCACAAGGCTTCAAACTTGCAGATGCAATCGAAGAGGAAATCGAAGATTTAATCGAGCAAATGGAAAACAAAAAAGATATTATAAATTCTCCTACTCACAACGCCATAGGCAGACTTGTCAAAAGGGAGAATCCAAAAGAGGCTTATATGGATTTTTTACAAAAAATTGTAAATACAGATTTAAAAGGTCTCAAAGTGGTATTGGATACGTCAAACGGTGCCGCTTATAAAATCGCACCTGAAGTATTTAAGAGATTAAAAGCTACAGTACACACCATAGCAGACAAACCTAACGGCTTAAACATAAATTGGGATTGTGGCTCTACTCATCCCCAAAATCTTCAAAAAGCCGTATTACAACAAAAAGCCGACATAGGTTTGGCATATGACGGCGATTCAGACAGACTTATAGCTGTTGATGAAAAAGGAGAAATCGTAGACGGCGACAAAATAATGCTCATCTGTGCCAAGCATTTAAAAGAACAAGACAAATTAAAAGATAACAAGCTCGTAGTTACGGTTATGAGCAATTTAGGGCTTCACATATCAGCAAAACAAAACGATATAGATTTGAGCATAACAGGTGTAGGCGACAGATATGTACTTGAAGAAATGTTAAAATGCGGTTATTCAATAGGCGGAGAACAATCCGGACATATAATATTTTTGGACTACAACACGACAGGTGACGGAATATTAAGCTCGTTAATACTATCTTCCATATTGAAGCAAAGCAAGAAAAAAATGAGCGAACTTGCAAAAATAATGGACATATATCCTCAAGTTTTGGTAAATGCAAAAGTAGACAACAAATTCAAGCAAACTTATATGGAGATACCGGAGATTGCTCAAAAAATTAAGCAGATAGAAGAAGATATGGCACAGGAAGGCAGAGTGCTTATAAGACCGTCAGGCACAGAGCCTCTTGTAAGGGTAATGATAGAAGGAAAAGATGAAGACAAGATAACAACTATGGCAAACGAACTCGCACAGCTTATTTCAGAAAAATGTAAATAA
- the hemC gene encoding hydroxymethylbilane synthase, whose product MKIIKVASRKSMLALKQTQIVVDMLKKIYPNIKFEIVTIDTLGDKNLNNKLSQIGSKGLFTQEIEDMLIKGEVSMAVHSLKDIPTQLSENLQISAYIKRDTNKDIMIFAKNCSNIYDLPKNAKIGTSSIRREVQLKKISPGFEICNIRGNIQTRLRKMKEENFDAIVLAKAGLKRLDMLKDVNYQELPFISASGQGCICVETTSDNEEIISMLEKINDKTTMDCVMQEREFLDYIGGGCHSPAGAYCTKKDNIYKIIGFKSDIDGTSFIYDEQISQAPENLGIDLAKKIMSKI is encoded by the coding sequence ATGAAAATCATAAAAGTAGCAAGCAGAAAAAGTATGCTTGCACTCAAACAAACGCAAATCGTAGTCGATATGCTCAAAAAAATATATCCGAATATTAAATTTGAAATTGTAACCATCGATACCTTAGGAGACAAAAATCTCAATAACAAACTGTCACAAATAGGCTCAAAAGGACTATTTACACAAGAAATCGAAGATATGCTCATAAAAGGTGAAGTATCCATGGCAGTCCACTCACTCAAAGACATCCCCACACAACTAAGCGAAAACTTGCAGATAAGCGCATATATCAAACGTGACACCAACAAAGATATAATGATATTCGCAAAAAACTGCTCAAATATATATGATTTGCCAAAAAATGCAAAAATAGGTACCTCCTCCATAAGACGAGAAGTACAGCTCAAAAAAATAAGTCCAGGCTTTGAAATCTGCAACATAAGAGGCAACATCCAAACACGATTGAGAAAAATGAAAGAAGAAAATTTTGACGCAATAGTTCTCGCAAAAGCAGGTTTAAAAAGGCTCGATATGCTAAAAGATGTAAATTATCAGGAACTTCCTTTCATATCAGCCTCAGGACAAGGCTGTATATGTGTAGAAACCACATCCGACAACGAAGAAATAATCTCTATGCTCGAAAAAATAAACGACAAAACTACTATGGACTGTGTCATGCAAGAAAGAGAATTCTTAGACTATATAGGTGGAGGTTGCCACTCACCCGCAGGTGCATACTGCACAAAAAAAGACAATATCTATAAAATAATCGGCTTTAAATCAGATATAGACGGCACTTCATTCATATATGACGAACAAATATCACAAGCACCCGAAAATTTAGGAATAGACCTCGCAAAAAAAATAATGTCCAAAATATAA
- a CDS encoding precorrin-2 dehydrogenase/sirohydrochlorin ferrochelatase family protein, with product MQNNLYPINLDVSDINVLIIGLGTVGYRKLCSIIDICKNIKIVSLDISKDKLTNISARQNIHYEIKKYESCDIDGYDMIFACTDDDKTQRKILSDISTAQKNRFILANFCKHQESSNFANMPSIQTDDYAIAITTYGNDPKLSKNICEKLENFPLY from the coding sequence ATGCAAAACAACTTATATCCCATAAACTTGGACGTCTCCGATATAAACGTGCTCATAATAGGTCTTGGCACAGTAGGATACAGAAAACTGTGCTCAATTATAGACATATGCAAAAACATCAAGATTGTATCGCTCGACATATCAAAAGACAAGCTAACAAACATATCAGCAAGACAAAATATACACTATGAAATAAAAAAATATGAATCCTGCGACATAGACGGCTACGATATGATTTTTGCCTGTACTGATGACGATAAAACTCAAAGAAAAATACTTTCAGATATAAGCACTGCACAAAAAAACAGATTTATATTGGCAAATTTTTGTAAACATCAAGAAAGCTCCAATTTTGCAAATATGCCCTCAATACAGACCGATGATTACGCCATAGCAATCACAACCTATGGAAATGACCCCAAATTATCCAAAAATATATGTGAAAAACTGGAAAATTTTCCTTTATATTAA
- a CDS encoding ribonuclease E/G, which produces MKKIIIQKGLFLDKIAYFKDDILKKLKITDKNQPYFEKDIFIAKKKKHNISMSSLSLSLDENTDGFMHYYGKDNFEYKLCQIKKIYNNEKNPKLTDEITLVGKYTIYIKGSSGLSISNKSKDDEIIETFKNAINPSILSDTKIILRSNCTKDDIHSAISETEEFDKIYSQIKLKAKLTSKPQLLYRQYESEELFLSKLNTDIDELIINDKQTADRLKRSSFKIDNIICKNENLFEKNLINTQIDALLSDKISMQNGINLYIQKTEAMYVIDVNSAGYFKYKDKNKNAHHINSIAIPEIAKQIMLRDLSGIILIDFIEMNDDKLAKNLINQMNTQLENDDRKSSVVSITKLSLMQIIRKKEDLSISEILLDKNFTKLYSVEYIFEQISEKLSNMQITDEENLEQIKSVNIHIPTFESEKTNKYIKILEEKYNIKIIPDYLKRSNFNIKIH; this is translated from the coding sequence ATGAAAAAAATAATCATACAAAAAGGACTTTTTCTCGATAAAATAGCATATTTTAAAGACGATATACTCAAAAAACTCAAAATAACAGATAAAAATCAACCATATTTTGAAAAAGATATATTCATAGCAAAAAAAAAGAAACACAACATATCTATGAGCTCGCTTTCTCTGTCATTAGATGAAAATACTGACGGCTTTATGCACTACTACGGCAAAGACAATTTTGAATACAAGCTCTGCCAGATAAAAAAAATCTATAACAACGAAAAAAATCCTAAGCTCACAGACGAGATAACACTTGTAGGAAAATATACAATCTATATAAAAGGAAGTAGCGGACTGTCCATATCAAACAAATCAAAAGATGATGAGATAATAGAGACTTTCAAAAATGCAATAAATCCCTCCATATTATCAGACACAAAAATAATATTGAGAAGTAACTGCACGAAAGATGATATTCACAGTGCAATATCAGAAACAGAAGAATTTGACAAAATATACTCTCAAATTAAGCTAAAAGCAAAACTCACATCAAAACCCCAATTACTTTACAGACAATACGAAAGCGAAGAATTATTTTTATCAAAGCTGAACACAGATATAGACGAGCTCATTATAAACGACAAACAAACAGCAGATAGATTAAAACGCTCATCATTTAAGATAGATAACATCATCTGCAAAAATGAAAACCTGTTCGAAAAAAATCTTATAAACACACAGATAGATGCCCTGCTCAGCGATAAAATATCAATGCAAAACGGAATTAATCTATACATACAAAAAACAGAAGCAATGTATGTAATAGACGTAAACTCCGCAGGCTATTTCAAATACAAAGACAAAAACAAAAATGCACACCACATAAACAGTATTGCAATACCGGAAATCGCAAAACAGATAATGCTCAGAGATTTAAGCGGGATAATTCTGATAGATTTCATAGAGATGAATGACGATAAACTCGCAAAAAATCTCATAAATCAAATGAATACACAATTGGAAAATGACGACAGAAAATCAAGCGTAGTATCAATTACAAAGCTGTCACTTATGCAAATAATCAGAAAAAAAGAAGACTTGTCCATATCCGAGATATTGCTTGATAAAAATTTTACCAAACTCTATTCCGTAGAATATATATTCGAGCAAATATCAGAAAAACTCTCAAATATGCAAATCACAGATGAAGAAAACTTGGAACAAATAAAATCCGTCAACATCCATATTCCTACATTTGAAAGCGAAAAAACTAATAAATATATAAAAATATTAGAAGAAAAATATAATATAAAAATAATACCTGATTATCTAAAAAGAAGTAATTTCAACATAAAAATCCACTAA
- a CDS encoding TIGR03936 family radical SAM-associated protein, with product MIRVQYQKLGDISYISHLDIVKLMERISRRAGIKLSYSQGFSPHPKTSFSPALSVGMQSYCEYIDLELEDESISLDELIERYNTASVEGIIFTKAKKFEDKTEALMSFITHSKFEFEIDDEINFGSIMNAIDTINSSKTIMFSRISKSGNEIPYDMKEYIEELSYDEEKNIIKSTICTSSAKTLNPRALLSYILTQSGLEQDTFTIITKTDTYNMNENGEITRAL from the coding sequence ATGATAAGAGTTCAATATCAAAAATTAGGCGATATTTCATATATATCGCACTTGGACATAGTAAAATTAATGGAGAGGATATCAAGAAGAGCAGGAATAAAACTTTCATACTCGCAAGGCTTTTCTCCACATCCCAAAACTTCATTTTCTCCTGCATTATCCGTAGGAATGCAAAGCTACTGCGAATACATTGACTTGGAATTGGAAGACGAGAGCATTTCCTTAGACGAACTTATCGAAAGATACAACACAGCCTCAGTAGAAGGCATAATCTTCACAAAAGCAAAAAAATTCGAAGATAAAACCGAAGCCCTTATGTCATTCATAACACACAGCAAATTTGAATTTGAAATAGACGACGAAATAAACTTTGGCAGCATAATGAATGCAATAGACACCATAAATTCATCCAAGACAATAATGTTCAGCAGAATAAGCAAAAGCGGCAACGAAATACCCTACGATATGAAGGAGTATATTGAAGAATTGAGTTATGACGAAGAAAAAAACATAATAAAATCAACCATATGCACATCCTCCGCAAAGACATTAAACCCACGAGCACTTCTTTCATATATACTCACTCAATCAGGTTTAGAGCAAGACACATTCACCATAATAACAAAGACAGACACATATAATATGAACGAAAACGGAGAAATAACCAGAGCGTTATAA